A region of Betta splendens chromosome 13, fBetSpl5.4, whole genome shotgun sequence DNA encodes the following proteins:
- the LOC114868445 gene encoding uncharacterized protein LOC114868445 yields the protein MGPHLQQPPQVQPVKRRWMLASCVVTIVSLNLLLWTLGTHTDVDFWTRLSEAPAEASRFPQRCGPGQTAPPHQKVSLTLVNGTHTRLVSAYREHRRGSTEVRVIAIVLRSEEPDYRCLLCCQDQLRISRGAANVHSNHFWFAYGTAHITCPLPPGCEAASHVALVSSSALYEDLLLDYVEVKNQEVRNHSFPFDFTVCISTMFEFTNVLQMVQSLEMLQLLGVDRVVIYKSSCNADTQRVLDYYVHKGLVELVSWPLSRLMNVSRSWLPSYSPGDIHYFGQIPALNDCVYRYMYQSRYVALHDLDELILPQTVDSWTALLPLLEDEYGADKCYRFENNVFPNTVRNPPPSPPGSPPGSPAPVASWHGVPGVDILAHLHHEPVNRKLRHYGVKYIVNPRVVVAPTVHNLLSSQNGCSMVDSAVGRMYHTRSPKTKIPPEQLIFDGRLLSYSRRLVPAVTAVLRECGIISTDGSK from the exons ATGGGGCCTCAtcttcagcagcctcctcaaGTCCAGCCGGTCAAACGGCGCTGGATGCTGGCCAGCTGTGTAGTCACCATCGTCTCCCTCAACCTGCTGCTCTGGACTCTAGG GACCCACACAGACGTCGACTTCTGGACCAGGCTTTCAGAAGCTCCGGCTGAAGCCTCACGGTTCCCTCAACGCTGTGGTCCAGGACAAACTG ctcctccacaccAGAAGGTGTCTCTGACTCTGGTCAACGGGACGCACACCCGACTGGTGTCGGCTTATCGCGAGCATCGCAGAGGAAGCACAGAG GTCCGCGTCATCGCCATAGTGCTGAGGAGCGAGGAGCCCGACTACCGCTGCCTCCTGTGCTGCCAGGACCAGCTGCGCATCTCCAGAGGCGCCGCCAACGTCCACTCCAACCACTTCTGGTTCGCCTACGGGACCGCACACATCACGTGTCCTCTGCCTCCGGGCTGCGAGGCCGCGTCTCACGTGGCGCTGGTCTCGTCCTCGGCCTTGTATGAAG ATCTACTGCTGGACTACGTGGAGGTGAAGAACCAGGAGGTGAGGAACCATTCCTTCCCCTTTGATTTCACCGTCTGCATCTCTACAATGTTTGAATTCACCAACGTGCTGCAG ATGGTGCAGAGTTTGGaaatgctgcagctcctgggtgTCGACAGAGTAGTTATCTACAAGAGCAGCTGCAACGCGGACACGCAGCGAGTCCTCGACTACTACGTTCACAAAG GTCTTGTAGAGCTGGTCTCATGGCCTCTGTCCAGACTCATGAACGTTTCTCGGAGCTGGTTGCCTAGTTACAGCCCTGGCGACATCCACTACTTCGGCCAGATCCCTGCTCTCAACGACTGCGTCTACAGATACATGTACCAGTCGAGATACGTGGCGCTGCACGACCTGGACGAGCTCATCCTGCCCCAGACGGTGGACAG CTGGACGGCGCTGCTGCCTCTGTTAGAGGACGAATACGGAGCAGACAAGTGCTACAGGTTTGAGAACAACGTGTTTCCCAACACTGTGAGGAaccctcccccttctccccccgGTTCTCCCCCCGGTTCTCCTGCGCCCGTCGCTAGCTGGCACGGCGTACCTGGCGTGGACATCCTGGCTCACCTGCACCACGAGCCCGTCAACCGTAAACTGCGACACTACGGCGTCAAGTACATCGTGAACCCGCGGGTGGTGGTCGCCCCCACGGTCCACAACCTGCTGTCCTCGCAGAACGGCTGCTCCATGGTCGACAGTGCCGTAGGACGCATGTACCACACCAG GTCTCCCAAAACAAAGATTCCTCCGGAGCAGCTGATTTTCGACGGCAGACTGCTGAGCTACAGCAGGCGTCTGGTTCCGGCCGTCACCGCTGTGCTCAGGGAGTGCGGCATCATATCGACCGACGGCTCCAAGTAA
- the LOC114868446 gene encoding mRNA decay activator protein ZFP36L1 — protein sequence MVEELSFQRTSLPPLSSLRSPEPLHPLVSLRGTKGRFFRPHRRTSLQSKEASQTSIQDRGHGPNMPSDFLTPFLEVDEEFSKTFRGLDVSDGLPMGSQQHRVLGFRRRHSLCPVTLPNSKFNSGGSEAAAAAAAGGLRPWGLRPWSRELPRSSLSHIPFRVDRSVSMIEGNVCSPDSTEGSPAVLLPPPGLCISSASLSSPAGPAPSAPHISTRYKTELCRTYEESGACKYGAKCQFAHGLDELRGLSRHPKYKTEPCRTFHTIGFCPYGARCHFIHNAEEMHACVRAQRPKARPPLLRHSLSFAGFSSSPSFQPLEKPGASSLLLSRASSVSPPASSMGSPEVLSPGFPEPGPLKHCLYPLDHVADAGLRFYAASDCVPAQRPGSHLHFSPQLPAPVSSLSGLQRCSSADSLSEEGYTSSCSLSSSSSGTESPSFEARRLPIFSRLSVTDE from the exons ATGGTCGAGGAACTTTCCTTCCAGCGGACCTCTTTACCACCTTTGTCTTCCCTTCGCTCCCCGGAACCTCTGCACCCACTCGTTTCTCTCAGAGGGACAAAGGGAAGATTCTTCAGGCCTCATCGTCGAACTTCTCTCCAGAGCAAGGAAGCTTCTCAGACCAGTATCCAGGATCGAGGCCACGGACCAAACATGCCCTCGGATTTCCTGACGCCTTTTCTGGAAGTGGATGAGGAGTTCAGCAAG ACTTTCCGTGGCCTGGATGTCTCCGACGGGCTGCCGATGGGCTCGCAGCAGCACAGAGTCCTGGGCTTCCGGCGGCGCCATTCCCTCTGCCCCGTGACGCTGCCCAACTCCAAGTTCAACAGCGGCGGCTccgaggccgccgccgccgccgccgccgggggcCTCCGGCCGTGGGGCCTCCGGCCGTGGAGCCGGGAGCTCCCCCGCTCCTCGCTCAGCCACATCCCCTTCAGAGTGGACCGCTCCGTCAGCATGATCGAGGGCAACGTGTGCAGCCCGGACAGCACGGAAGGCTCCCCCGCCGTGCTGCTCCCTCCCCCCGGCCTCTGCATCAGCagcgcctccctctcctcccccgccgggccggcgccgtccgccccTCACATCTCCACACGGTACAAAACCGAGCTGTGCCGCACGTACGAGGAGAGCGGCGCCTGCAAGTACGGGGCCAAGTGCCAGTTCGCCCACGGCCTGGACGAGCTGAGGGGTCTGAGCAGGCACCCCAAGTACAAGACGGAGCCGTGCCGCACCTTCCACACCATCGGCTTCTGTCCGTACGGGGCCCGGTGCCACTTCATCCACAACGCGGAGGAGATGCACGCGTGCGTCCGTGCTCAGAGGCCGAAGGCGCGTCCTCCTCTGCTGCGCCACAGCCTCAGCTTCgccggcttctcctcctctccgagCTTCCAGCCGCTGGAGAAGCCTGGGGCCTcgtcgctgctgctcagccgggcctcctccgtctcccccccGGCCTCCTCCATGGGGAGCCCAGAGGTCCTGTCCCCCGGGTTCCCTGAGCCGGGGCCGCTCAAGCACTGCCTCTACCCTTTGGACCATGTGGCTGACGCAGGCCTGCGCTTCTACGCTGCTTCTGACTGTGTCCCGGCCCAGCGACCCGGCTCCCACCTGCACTTCTCCCCGCAGCTGCCGGCGCCGGTGAGCAGCCTCTCCGGGCTCCAGCGCTGCTCCTCGGCCGACTCCTTGTCTGAGGAAGGctacacctcctcctgctctctcagcTCGTCCTCCAGCGGCACAGAGTCACCCAGCTTCGAGGCCAGACGGCTGCCCATCTTTAGCCGCTTGTCTGTCACAGACGAGTAG
- the LOC114868447 gene encoding ras-related protein ORAB-1-like isoform X2 → MMQQKPWLRDKVAPAHTQSPPQKTLFLLQDHSFEPHPSWPIMNPEYDYLFKLLLIGDSGVGKSCLLLRFAWDTAGQERFRTITSSYYRGAHGIIIVYDVTEQDSFNNVTQWLDEIERYACDNVSRLLVGNKCDLVSKKVVEAAAAQELASSLHILFLETSAKSADNVEKAFITMASEIHKRLASEGGGMQGDTQARSQGSRINSAPVWLGGEPPAQDTSTCC, encoded by the exons ATGATGCAGCAGAAGCCGTGGCTCAGGGATAAGGTCgctccagctcacacacagtcaccacCGCAGAAAACACTCTTTCTGCTTCAGGACCATTCGTTTGAGCCACATCCTTCTTGGCCGATCATGAATCCTGAATA TGACTATCTgttcaagctgctgctgatcggTGACTCTGGAGTTGGAAAGTCATGTCTGCTGCTGCGCTTTGCG TGGGACACGGCAGGGCAGGAGAGGTTTCGCACCATCACCTCCAGCTACTACCGAGGAGCTCACGGCATCATCATCGTCTACGATGTGACGGAGCAG GACTCCTTCAACAACGTCACGCAGTGGCTGGATGAGATCGAGCGCTACGCCTGTGACAACGTGTCCCGGCTGCTGGTGGGAAACAAGTGTGACCTCGTCAGCAAGAAGGtggtggaagctgctgctgctcag GAACTGGCCTCGTCTCTACACATCCTCTTCCTTGAGACGAGCGCCAAGAGCGCTGATAATGTGGAGAAGGCCTTCATCACCATGGCCTCAGAGATCCACAAGCGCCTGGCCAGCGAGGGAGGGGGGATGCAGGGCGACACACAGGCCCGGAGCCAGGGCTCCAGGATCAACAGCGCCCCCGTGTGGCTGGGAGGGGAGCCGCCGGCCCAGGACACCAGCacctgctgctga
- the LOC114868447 gene encoding ras-related protein ORAB-1-like isoform X1 produces the protein MMQQKPWLRDKVAPAHTQSPPQKTLFLLQDHSFEPHPSWPIMNPEYDYLFKLLLIGDSGVGKSCLLLRFADDTYTESYISTIGVDFKIRTIDMDGKTVKLQIWDTAGQERFRTITSSYYRGAHGIIIVYDVTEQDSFNNVTQWLDEIERYACDNVSRLLVGNKCDLVSKKVVEAAAAQELASSLHILFLETSAKSADNVEKAFITMASEIHKRLASEGGGMQGDTQARSQGSRINSAPVWLGGEPPAQDTSTCC, from the exons ATGATGCAGCAGAAGCCGTGGCTCAGGGATAAGGTCgctccagctcacacacagtcaccacCGCAGAAAACACTCTTTCTGCTTCAGGACCATTCGTTTGAGCCACATCCTTCTTGGCCGATCATGAATCCTGAATA TGACTATCTgttcaagctgctgctgatcggTGACTCTGGAGTTGGAAAGTCATGTCTGCTGCTGCGCTTTGCG GACGACACCTACACTGAAAGCTACATCTCCACCATTGGCGTTGACTTCAAGATCAGGACCATCGACATGGACGGGAAGACGGTGAAGCTACAGATC TGGGACACGGCAGGGCAGGAGAGGTTTCGCACCATCACCTCCAGCTACTACCGAGGAGCTCACGGCATCATCATCGTCTACGATGTGACGGAGCAG GACTCCTTCAACAACGTCACGCAGTGGCTGGATGAGATCGAGCGCTACGCCTGTGACAACGTGTCCCGGCTGCTGGTGGGAAACAAGTGTGACCTCGTCAGCAAGAAGGtggtggaagctgctgctgctcag GAACTGGCCTCGTCTCTACACATCCTCTTCCTTGAGACGAGCGCCAAGAGCGCTGATAATGTGGAGAAGGCCTTCATCACCATGGCCTCAGAGATCCACAAGCGCCTGGCCAGCGAGGGAGGGGGGATGCAGGGCGACACACAGGCCCGGAGCCAGGGCTCCAGGATCAACAGCGCCCCCGTGTGGCTGGGAGGGGAGCCGCCGGCCCAGGACACCAGCacctgctgctga